The sequence below is a genomic window from Prosthecobacter dejongeii.
AACCATGGTCTGGAGAATGCCTCCATCCACAGCCTAGACCTGCCTAACGGATTGGAGGGGCTGAATCTGCGCGCTCTCAGGTCTTTACTCCGTGCTGCGGTCCTGCTGGATGCTGAACCTACCCAGCCCAAACCCCCAGCGCCCCCACGCGAAGAATGGCCCATGCCGGAGGCCCTGGCTGCGAGGCTAAAAAAGAACCCAGCAGCCGCTGCGTTCTATGACCAATTGAAGCCGACCTACCAGCGCGAATACAAGGTGTGGGTAGGCATGGCGAAACAGCCAGACACCATCGCCAAGCGCCTGGATGAAACCCTGCGCGCACTCGCAGCAAGAAAGAAATGGGCGCAAAGGAAAGATGCCCACTAACAACGAAACCACTCCCATGGCCTACCGCACCGCACCCGTTGCCACGCCCACGATGCCTCCAGGCATTCCCTATATCATTGGCAACGAGCTCGCTGAACGCTTCAGCTTCTATGGCATGCGCACCATCCTCATGATCTTCATGACCACCGCCTTGGTGACTCATGAAGGAGCTAAGGATCTCATGAGCGAGGCTGAAGCCTCCAAATGGATCCACGCTTACATGGCTGCCGTTTACCTTACCCCACTGGCAGGTGGCCTCATTGCTGATCTGTGGCTGGGTAAATACAAGACCATCCTTTCTCTATCGCTGGTGTATTGCCTGGGGCACCTGGTGCTGGCGCTGGACAGCACACGTGATGGGCTTTTCTGGGGACTCACACTGGTGGCCATCGGAGCAGGCGGCA
It includes:
- a CDS encoding YdeI/OmpD-associated family protein — protein: MDCRRSRTSDPEKWIATCPEGSKAVCEELRDLIFRWEPDLKESINSNMLCYSLKKRVCGISGFKDHAQLTFYRGSDLPDPTHLFNHGLENASIHSLDLPNGLEGLNLRALRSLLRAAVLLDAEPTQPKPPAPPREEWPMPEALAARLKKNPAAAAFYDQLKPTYQREYKVWVGMAKQPDTIAKRLDETLRALAARKKWAQRKDAH